The DNA sequence TGCCCACCGGCTTAATGAAATTTGAAGTACTGGGTATCAGCAGGTAACAAGGGAAAAATGGCGAGTATCTTTTCAAAAATAATTACGGGAGAGATCCCGGCCTGGAAAGTGGCCGAAGATGAAAACTACCTGGCCTTCCTGGACATCTCACCCCTGGCCGCCGGGCACACCCTGGTGATTCCCAAAAAGGAGATTGATTACCTTTTCGATATAGAAGATGACCTTTATACCGGCTTGCAGCTTTTTGCAAAGAAAGTAGCTAAAGCGGTTGGGAAGGCGGTTCCCTGCAAACGCGTGGGAGTAGCTGTCGTGGGGCTGGAAGTTCCCCATGCACATATTCATCTGATCCCGATCAACAAGGTGAGCGATATAGATTTTTCACGCCCGAAACTAAAACTGGGCGATGAGGAGATGAAGACGATCTGTGAAAAAATAAGGGCGGAGTTATAGCGCGTATCGATTTTAAACAAGCTGCTGAAGCTTTGCTTCGGCGTATTGTTCCCTCCGCGGCGGCCCGTTTCAGGGTCGGGATCATTGATGCGGAGAATGGTAAAGATGTTTTTGAGATAGCGAATGAAAAGGAATATATCCTTTTACGGGGGAATAACGCCGTTTCGGTTGCTTCGGCCCTGAACTGGTACCTGAAATATTACTGTCATTGCCAGGTTTCCTGGAACAGTGACAATCTCGATCTTCCCGCGGTGCTTCCTCCTGCGGAACCGGGGATCCGGAAGGTAAGCCCTTTTCGCTACCGCGCCTGCTTCAATTACTGCACCTTCAGCTATTCCATGCCCTGGTGGGATTGGGAACGCTGGGAGCGGGAGATTGACTGGATGGCATTGCACGGAGTGAACCTGCCTTTGGCGCTAACCGGACTGGAAGCGGTCTGGCAGGGTACGCTGGAAAAGCTGGGCCTGTCCCCGGAAGAAATAAGCTCATTTCTTGCCGGTCCCGCTTTCCTGTCCTGGCAATGGCTGAGCAACCTCGAAGGCTGGGGCGGCCCGCTGCCCCAAACCTGGGTAAACAGCCACCTGGAATTAGGCCGGAAGATCCTTGAACGCGAACGGGAACTGGGAATGACGCCAATCAAGCAAGGCTTCAGCGGCTATGTCCCACTGGCCGTAGCAGATCATTACCCCGAGGCCAGGATCTATAAGCGGTCCTGGTTCAATATCGGCGCCGGCACAGCTCAGCTGGATCCCCTGGACCCTCTTTTTGAAACGGCGGGACGGATTTTCCTCGAGGAACAGGACCGGCTGCTGGGAAGGGATCACTTTTATGCAGTAGACCCTTTTCACGAAGGAGTGCTTCCTTCAAAAGACCCGGAATACCAGGAACGGGTAGGCCAGGGTATATTTAACGTGACCCGTTCCCTGGACCGTGATGCAATCATCGCGATGCAAACCTGGTCGCTTCATACCGGCGTATTAAAAGGCATTCCGGTTGATCGGTCGCTGATGTTGGGGCTTACGGGAAGTAACTGGAAAAAGTACGAGGGTTTTGGGGGCCGGCCCTGGGTGGCCGGTATCCTGCATAATTATGGCGGACGGGTTTACATGGGGGGTAATCTTCCACATTATGCCGGTAATGCCCTTTCTTTGCTCGATAATCCCGGGGCCGGCAACCTGCAGGGAACCGGGATCTTCCCGGAAGGGATCGAACATAATCCCATCGTGTATGAACTCGCCACGGAAATAGCCTGGCACGACCATCCCCCGGACCTGGAACAGTGGGTGCAGGAATATGCGCGCGCACGCTACGGAAGCCTTCCCGTGGAGGCCGCCGCCGCCTGGAACCTGCTGCTGAAAACCGTATACGGGCAAAAAAAGGTGAAAATACCTTCTATGGAAAGCCCCGTCTGCGCCCGCCCGGCATTAACTATGCTGAGAGCGTCCATGAATGGGGAAATGGAGCGGGACTACCCGCTGCCGCATTTGTGGGAGGCCTGGGGCCTGCTGCTCCGCTGCCGGGAACTGCATGGAAAGGAAACCTACCAGTATGACCTGGTGGATACAGGCCGGCAATGCCTGGCTGATCTTGCGCTGCCGCTGCACAAAAAGATCACAGCCGCCTATGAAGCCGCTGACGCTACGGCGCTGGCCGGGGCAGGAAAACAATTTATAGCTCTCCTTGACGACCTGGACCAGCTGCTGGGCACCCGTTCTGAGTTCCTGCTGGGCAGATGGATCGCTGACGCGAGAAGCTGGGGACTAAATGAAGAAGAAAGGGCGCTTTTCGAGGAAAACGCCCGCACCCTGCTCACCGTTTGGGGCCCTCCCCACCCCGGCGGCCTGTTTTTTGATTACGCCAACCGCCAATGGGCCGGCCTGGTGGGGGGATTTTACAAAATACGCTGGCAAAAATTCATTCACTTTCTGCTGCAGCAACCGGCTGAACCTAAATACCGGTACCGTGAAAAAAGAAGCCTCAAATCGTTCGGCCGCCCGGGCAATGATGAGAATGCCTTCTACAAAAGCTTATCCGCATGGGAACATGCCTGGTGCAGGCAAACCGGAAGTTATCCATCCAGCCCTACGGGCAATCCCGAAGAAATATCCGCAGCCTTATTTGAAAAGTGGATGCCGGTCG is a window from the Anseongella ginsenosidimutans genome containing:
- a CDS encoding alpha-N-acetylglucosaminidase, with the protein product MDFKQAAEALLRRIVPSAAARFRVGIIDAENGKDVFEIANEKEYILLRGNNAVSVASALNWYLKYYCHCQVSWNSDNLDLPAVLPPAEPGIRKVSPFRYRACFNYCTFSYSMPWWDWERWEREIDWMALHGVNLPLALTGLEAVWQGTLEKLGLSPEEISSFLAGPAFLSWQWLSNLEGWGGPLPQTWVNSHLELGRKILERERELGMTPIKQGFSGYVPLAVADHYPEARIYKRSWFNIGAGTAQLDPLDPLFETAGRIFLEEQDRLLGRDHFYAVDPFHEGVLPSKDPEYQERVGQGIFNVTRSLDRDAIIAMQTWSLHTGVLKGIPVDRSLMLGLTGSNWKKYEGFGGRPWVAGILHNYGGRVYMGGNLPHYAGNALSLLDNPGAGNLQGTGIFPEGIEHNPIVYELATEIAWHDHPPDLEQWVQEYARARYGSLPVEAAAAWNLLLKTVYGQKKVKIPSMESPVCARPALTMLRASMNGEMERDYPLPHLWEAWGLLLRCRELHGKETYQYDLVDTGRQCLADLALPLHKKITAAYEAADATALAGAGKQFIALLDDLDQLLGTRSEFLLGRWIADARSWGLNEEERALFEENARTLLTVWGPPHPGGLFFDYANRQWAGLVGGFYKIRWQKFIHFLLQQPAEPKYRYREKRSLKSFGRPGNDENAFYKSLSAWEHAWCRQTGSYPSSPTGNPEEISAALFEKWMPVASGLPGL
- a CDS encoding HIT family protein — translated: MASIFSKIITGEIPAWKVAEDENYLAFLDISPLAAGHTLVIPKKEIDYLFDIEDDLYTGLQLFAKKVAKAVGKAVPCKRVGVAVVGLEVPHAHIHLIPINKVSDIDFSRPKLKLGDEEMKTICEKIRAEL